GCTACTACTCGCCCCTGGCCATCAGTTCGCCTTAATAGCTGCTGAGATAGTATGGCGCGAAGGGATTCTGCCAGCATAATACGAATTTGTTGCTGTTGTTCTGGCGGAAACACGTCAACAACACGATCTACCGTTGCGGAAGCAGAGCAGGTATGAAGCGTGCCCATTACAAATAGACCAACTTCCGCGGCGGTGGCAGCCAGTGAGATTGTCTCGATGTCCCGCATCTCGCCGACTAAAATTACATCGGGGTCTTCACGTAAAGCCGCTCTTAATGCCGCGGCGAACGACTCTGCATGAAGGCCTATTTGCCGCTGTGAGATAAGCGAATTTTTGTTTGAATGGATATATTCAATCGGGTCCTCTAAAGTGATTATATGTTTCGAAAAATTAGTATTAATATAATCAACTAAAGCGGAGAGTGTGGTTGTTTTTCCCGAATTTGTAGGTCCGGTAACAAGCACTAATCCCGATTGTGATTCTGCCAGCTTATGCAAAGTATCCGGAAATCCAAGAGCAGCCAAATTAAAAGACTCATCCGGAATAAGCCGGATAGCGCTGGCGATGCCTGTATTGGTT
Above is a genomic segment from Candidatus Zixiibacteriota bacterium containing:
- a CDS encoding PilT/PilU family type 4a pilus ATPase, whose product is MPKIDQILKIVKSANASDLHLVAGSVPIIRVNGQLEKTRHRQLSSSEVKQLIYELLTDEQIRKFEKDGDLDLAYGIEGIARFRMNIYQTNTGIASAIRLIPDESFNLAALGFPDTLHKLAESQSGLVLVTGPTNSGKTTTLSALVDYINTNFSKHIITLEDPIEYIHSNKNSLISQRQIGLHAESFAAALRAALREDPDVILVGEMRDIETISLAATAAEVGLFVMGTLHTCSASATVDRVVDVFPPEQQQQIRIMLAESLRAILSQQLLRRTDGQGRVVAYELMIKTTSIAGMIREHKTHQIATAIQTGRKQGMQLLDNHLQELVDKDIIDVKEAIRCAVDPSKFYTKLTKEKPMMASK